Part of the bacterium genome is shown below.
GCGTCGCGGATGCGCTGGTGCTGCTGGAGACGTTCCGGTTCAGCCAGGAATCCCTGGAGTACCTGGAGCGGACCGGCCGCTTCGCGCGGGAGTTCCTGGACTGGCTGGCCGACCTGCGCTTCACGGGGAGCGTGCACGCGGTGCCGGACGGCACCCCGGTGTTCGGCAGCGAGCCGATCATGGAGATCGAGGCGCCGCTGATCGAGGCGCAGATCGTCGAGACCGTGTTGATGAACCAGGTCCAGGTCCAGACGCTGCTGGCCTCCAAGGCGGCGCGGGTGGTACGGGCGGCCGGGGGGCGCACGGTGGTGGACTTCGGGCTGCGCCGGGCCCAGGGCGCGGACGCGGGGCTCAAGGGCGCGCGGGCGTTCTGGGTGGCGGGCGTGGACGCGACCAGCAACGTGCTGGCGGGCAAGGTCTACGGCATGCCGATCGCCGGGACCATGGCGCACAGCTACGTGCAGTCGTTCGACCACGAGCTGGACGCGTTCCGCGCTTTCACCCGTGTCTATCCGGAGACGATCCTGCTGGTGGACACGTACGACACGCTGGAGGGCGTGCGTCACGTGGTGCAACTGGCCAAGGAGCTGGGCGACGACTTCCGGGTCCGTGCCATCCGTCTTGATTCCGGTGACCTGGTGGAGCTGGCGTTCCGCGCGCGGGAGATCCTGGACGCGGCGGGGCTCGAGCGGGTGGAGATCTTCGCGAGCGGCGGGCTGGATGAGTACCGGATCGCCGAGATCGTGGCCCGCGGCGCGCCGATCACGGGGTTCGGCGTGGGGACGTCCATGGCGGTGGCCTCGGACGCGCCGGCCATGGATGTGGCGTACAAGCTGACAGAGTACATGGGCCGCGGTCGGCTGAAGCTTTCTCCGGGCAAGCGGCTGCTGCCGGGCCGCAAGCAGGTGTTCCGCATCGAGGAGGGCGGCCGCGCGGTGCGGGACGTGATGGCGCGGCGCGAGGAGTCGCTGGAGGGTCGGCCGTTGCTGCGGCGCGTGATGGAGAACGGCCGCATCCTGGACGAGTCGTTCCTCGACCTCGATCGGGCACGCGCCCGGGCCCGCGAGGAGATCGGGAAGCTCCCGGACCGGATCCAGGCGATCGAGCCGGCGGACCCGCCTTACCCGGTGGAGATCAGCGAAGCGCTGCGGGCCTACGGCGCGGAGGTGGGCGCGAGCGTGGGCTGATCGGGGCGGCGCCGAAGGCGGAGGGGGCGCGAGGGGACGGGGGACCGGCGGGCCGGGGCGCGGGCCGTGCCCCGGGAACGCCCCTCCCGGAGGCCTTCGCACGGGCCGGCTCACGCCGCCCTCACGCGGCCGCACGGGTGGGCCCGCTCGCCGCCGCCGCGACCGGCAGCCACACGGTGAACGAGGAGCCCCTCCCGACCTCGCTCTCGACGGTGATGTC
Proteins encoded:
- a CDS encoding nicotinate phosphoribosyltransferase translates to MERRSVPWVGEENVALLTDLYELTMAQAYWRDGMNEPAVFSLFVRTLPRARNFLLACGVADALVLLETFRFSQESLEYLERTGRFAREFLDWLADLRFTGSVHAVPDGTPVFGSEPIMEIEAPLIEAQIVETVLMNQVQVQTLLASKAARVVRAAGGRTVVDFGLRRAQGADAGLKGARAFWVAGVDATSNVLAGKVYGMPIAGTMAHSYVQSFDHELDAFRAFTRVYPETILLVDTYDTLEGVRHVVQLAKELGDDFRVRAIRLDSGDLVELAFRAREILDAAGLERVEIFASGGLDEYRIAEIVARGAPITGFGVGTSMAVASDAPAMDVAYKLTEYMGRGRLKLSPGKRLLPGRKQVFRIEEGGRAVRDVMARREESLEGRPLLRRVMENGRILDESFLDLDRARARAREEIGKLPDRIQAIEPADPPYPVEISEALRAYGAEVGASVG